Genomic window (Apis cerana isolate GH-2021 linkage group LG1, AcerK_1.0, whole genome shotgun sequence):
TTTGCTAACTATCATTATCATCGTcagtttttcattattcttacACTCAACAGTAATAGATAACAGATTTTTTGTGTCACTGTGTTTGTGACTAATTAGctcaatatgattatttttcttgtaaaaatacaaaaatacgtATTTGTCGGTaccgttttaaaaaatatcgcaaTGTCTTCACTATACTGGTTCGAATCATTTGTAGTTCAACGCTCTGTCGAATATAACGGTATTTTCGGCAGGAGCGTAGCAATAGCAACCTGTAATACTTGGATCCGATATAGAAATCATcatcacaaaaaaattatatcattaatcacacatttatttttaattaattaatcatatattgaaaaaagtattcaaatttacaataaattaattgttataaatttattgtcaaataaaaaatattattcatttattcaaatattatcttacttaatataagtatacaataaaagaaatatgaaatataatatgaaactttcatatattgtaaaatgtgttttttattatcaatatatttttacgtatttGAGAATATACGTATTTGAGaaatacgtatattatatatttcctgtCATAATTTCACAACACTAAATTTCTAATGTAAATTCAATTACGAAATATAACAAAGTAAAAACGTAATaccaattatttgtataattcttAATGTGGTACgtaatataatcgaaaaattttttatcatactacgaatatgtaacaaaaatatcattatcttattcatcattttttttattcattttcattttgttatattgataaatttatatttattaaaaatacaatttgaaagttttcaacttgattcttaattttaatattaatatttattatcaatcaatattaattttaacatttttaattcaattatttcttgaaaattaattaacacttaactttttacatataaaatattcgtttgcacaattttttttattacaatgtgagtaaataaaaaataaacagaataagaataaataaacattatttgtaatttgtttgCTTACACTTAAcctttacattaaatttccaACCAGTTCCGCGTTTAAAGCAATAAGTATGactatcatattaaaataaaaatccctAGAATAAGAAGTctctggaaaattttttaagttggtaataattttatgttaagtaGTAATTTTGtagtaatttttgttttgcgtTAAACTGTTCTAGTTAAATACACatgtatttaatgtattatttaatgtatacgatgaattatataaaaagaattttttttttaaacaataaatcatttttgagTAAGTTTCTCagaaattatttctgtaaaaaattattttttttcttagaattttaaaaactattttattatttattttgtatttcttatacgataatttaataatattaataataataataataatatatttcatcttattaagtatataatttcatataataatattattttatataattccgtaaataatttaaaaatttaagaataatcagAATTAAAAGCTTTTTGTTTGCAGTGATTGCACAGCGACGTGCACGTGTAGTCCGCCATTTCTTTAACGGCATCGACTACCAGATACGTTTCACTTGTGTCAAAAATTTGTGATACTATGATGATATTATCGgagataatacaaatattttcttgaaaaatgtatGGTAATGGAAGGGAGTCATTTGACGAAAAAGAGTCATAAGGAGTGGCGTAAAATAGCAAAAAGAGAGCATCGAAGACGTCTGCGTCGTAAAACGGCCGCTGAACGTGAAGCGAACGAGGAACAACTGAGGGCAGCACTTGTAAAAAGCGCGGAATATTTAAAGTGGTTAGAACAGTGTGAAAttgaggagagagaaaaagaagctcGAGAAAAGGAAGAGCACGATCAACGGGAAAAACAATGGTTAGAAGAAGAGGtcagtttataaaataatcaaaagatatttatgaaattttgataaattttcttttgcaacTGCCAActtcattttccttttctttcttttttatttcaatacaagaaaattattaaccaattgattaatatatcgcGTATGTTGTCATGTTATCGAAATTACTTTGTTTTCACGATCGATAGCATACGTTCGATTAATCATCATCGAATAATGTATCACTGTTTCACAAGAATTTTGCTATAACCctgaaaataatgttaaaatgtgGATACCAAAGCCTGCTAGTTACTACATGGTTTCTATAAACTAAACAATCAAACTTACTTTAACAATAAACTGTATCCACagtgttttatattatgtttaatattcttaGGTAAAAGCACaagaagaatggaaaattctacaagagaaaaaacaaaaagctcGACAGTTACAACTGGAACAGGAAGCGAAAATACGTCAAGAATTCGAAGCGAAACAGGAAGCAATTCGCAAAAaacaggaagaagaaaaacgtagaagagaagaggagatTAGACAAAGGGAACAActattaaaagaaatcgaCGACTATATCGATAATGGGATCAAGACTCCGGAAGCCTTGCGGGAAGTTATCGATAGTCAACCTGGTAAAGAGCTTTGCCCCTTTTTTACAAAGACTGGTGCTTGCaggtaaataatatacaaagcattttttctttaagcatataatataatctgttttaaatatcgtatttataaagtcaaaaatatatttctaggtATGGTGATACTTGCTCAAGAAATCATCGTAGGGTATGTTTGAGCAAAGTGATATTAGTACCTAGTTTTTATACACATTTTTCCTTGGAGAAAAATTGCGCGGAATACGATACGGATATTGCACTCGAATTTGAAAGTTCAGAAACACGACAGCATTTTCGTGAATTCTACAAAGATGTAGTTCCTGAATTGGAATCATTTGGAAGGATAAagactttaaaatattgttgtaaTACCGAAGTTCATTTACGAGGAAACTTATATGTTGAATATTACACCGAAAGAGAAGCTGCCAGAGCTTTAAGAAGATTAAAAGGTCGATGGTATGCTGGTCGACAACTGAATTGTGAATTTGTTAATCTGAAATCATGGAGGAGTGCTGTGTGCGGAATGTCGAAATGTCCTAAAGGAAGAGCTTGCAATTTTTTGCACACTTTTAAAAATCCTCATGacgaatatgatattaaaagcCCACCGAGATGGGCAAAACAATTGTCTTCATCCTCTCAAGACGTTacaagcaataaaaaaatcgaacatAGGTATTAaagatttgttattattatttatcatactatatattttaattttttttactgtatttaatgtatattatatatcctaatatattataatataaatataatatatattgatgtatcattaatctttaattttcttttaggaataaatcaaaatggGAAGATGGTAGCGATGTAGAGAATGGTAAAAATTGGAGATGGTCTGAATCTCCGGAACCGGAGATTGAACACCGTTCGAAAACCATTGAAAAACGCCACCATCATTCCGATGAAAGAGATTCTCGACAAAAATCGACGCGTGATAAATACGAACAATCTGATAAAGATAGAGTTTCCGATGACGATGAAATACCTAGAAAACATCGTAGATCGAGTTCTagacaaaaattgaaacggtCTCGAAAATaactatgtattatatattgaatctgattaaaattatttttaagaaccAAAGagatgttataattattacggATATGTCGGTTTTGACCAATGAAACTGATATAGaacaaaatcaatatatccataattattataatattgttttagttCTCGTAACAGTTTtcatatcgtaaaatatttaacaataaaatgtttcatacTTACCGCagtttattctttttacaaatttaattgttaagcACTGCTATTGAAAATAAAGCTATTTTAGGTATTATATCCGATATAAAACTGATATTtaattcctctctctcttctctccttctcaaaaatcaatttttatcatagaattttcaagataatttttcattggtGAAATATTGATCATGTTACATAGACGCATTCTGTGATAGTTATTATCTTTCGAGTACCGATATCCTTGTttacaattcaatatttttttttgatggacctactatatatatacatcttgtCTTCAATCAGACAATAAGACAATTTGTCTTAtcagataaatttttccaatttaattttaaaatctttgagAGGAACTAATTATCTCGATATCGAGCAATAAAACAATCGGGTGGAACATTTTATTCAACAGTGTTCCATTAATTGTTCCGCcgttaaatagataaatttcaacagatatgaattttttaagtttcctatttttattgtGTTGTATTTATCATCCCGGTCACGGTGTCGGTCTTCACGGATTTCATTTCCACGGTTTGGAAGAACCGCAATCTCTCAATAAAGCGATTCAGGAAAATATTACCGAAGCATGGATCCAGCAGCCCTTAGATCATTTCAATCCCCGAGACAACCGTACTTGGTCGATGGTATACCgtaaatagaatgaaattacGACTTGAACAAACGATCTTACGCGTGTTTGTACGTCTTGTTTCGACAGCGTTATCTtgaaaattcaagatttttcaaaaaaaatgggCCAATATTGATCATGATCGGAGGAGAATGGGCAATATCTAAGGGCTTCTTAGAGGCTGGTTTAATGTACGAGCTTGCATCTAATCACAACGCGAGCATGTATTACACCGAGCATCGTTATTACGGCAAAAGTAAACCGACCAAGTATGAGTTTTGTCTCTACTcacgaaaataatatacatttgctTCGAGAATCAAACGAAATCAgacaaaaatttgcaattcttcaattattattggtatagaaaaaaaagtcatagttttacttttttttagcaaaatattttcattccatAGCAAATGAaccatatttatttcttcgtaCACGACactttagtaatttttattttttaaactatcaaAAATAGCGACACTAGTTCGAGAAACTTGCAGTATCTAAGCGTCGATCAGGCACTTGCCGATCTAGCGTATTTTatcaaaacgaaaaagaaggaCGAAAATCGGCGAAATAGTACCGTAATTGTTTTTGGCGGATCTTACGCTGGAAACGTGGCCTCTTGGGCTAGGCTCAAGTATCCTCATCTGATTCAGGGTGCATTAGCCAGCAGCGCTCCGGTTCTCGCAAAACTCGATTTTAATGGTAAAGAATAAAaccgatttcaattttacagaaaaatttcttttttttttttttttttagagtatTACGAAATCGTGACCGAATCACTTCGTAAATACAGTGAAAAATGTGTCGACGAAATAAAAACCGCGTTCGACGAAGTCGAGGAATTATTACACGTCGAGAATGGCCCGCAAAGActgaaacaatatttcaagtaattgttcattcgtttatttttataacaatgaataaataacgttacgatgtataatattttaaaattatacattatagttTATGCGACGTGCCAAATGTAAAATCTTTCAACGACCTGGGACACTTTGGTAATCTTTTAGCGGAGGTACGTTATCGTTATcgtgaaacgaatttttcgagaagaagatattttactaatatttatccatttattaaattttacgatcaGAGCTTCGCTAGTGTAGTTCAATACGATAAAGTGGAAAATGGCCGAAGAAAGATCGCCTCTTGCTGCGAGAACATGACCGCTACGTATTTGGGTAGCCCCCTTCAGAGATTGGCGCATTTCGTGTCAAGAAAAgacaaatgtttgaaaaacAATTACGAAAAGTTCGTGACGCTTTACAGGAATGAAACGTGGGACGCTCAATCTGATATAGGTAAGCAcattacgataaaaattccTTCCTGCTTGAATTacttattgtttataattttattttttacatgccATTACAGTGAGACAGTGGTACTACCAGACGTGCACGGAATACGGTTATTACCAAACAACGAATTcaacgaaatcaatttttggatCCTTATTTCCGTtgctatattttacaaatatttgccAAGATTTATACGGCGAATAGTAcgtcaaatatttctaactatttaaatatttgtttatctgCAGATAAGATAATCGTACGATATATCGTTTGTCTTGCAGCTACAATGGCGATTTCTTAAATAGCagaattaaaagaacaaatataATGTATGGAGGATTACGACCAGACTTgagaaatgtaatatttacaaacGGAGATATTGATCCGTGGCATGCACTATCCGTTCTTCaagatttaaatacattttctcCGGCTGTGCTTATTAAAGGTAATATCAGGCACCTTgtgattctttttgttttaaacgagtcatttaaaatcaattgataGATCCTTGTTACTCGCAGGATCGTCTCATTGTCGCGATTTGTACAGCGATTCAGATACAGATGTCGAGGATCTGACTCGAGCCAGAGTGAAAATACGTGAAAT
Coding sequences:
- the LOC108002957 gene encoding U2 small nuclear ribonucleoprotein auxiliary factor 35 kDa subunit-related protein 2, which translates into the protein MVMEGSHLTKKSHKEWRKIAKREHRRRLRRKTAAEREANEEQLRAALVKSAEYLKWLEQCEIEEREKEAREKEEHDQREKQWLEEEVKAQEEWKILQEKKQKARQLQLEQEAKIRQEFEAKQEAIRKKQEEEKRRREEEIRQREQLLKEIDDYIDNGIKTPEALREVIDSQPGKELCPFFTKTGACRYGDTCSRNHRRVCLSKVILVPSFYTHFSLEKNCAEYDTDIALEFESSETRQHFREFYKDVVPELESFGRIKTLKYCCNTEVHLRGNLYVEYYTEREAARALRRLKGRWYAGRQLNCEFVNLKSWRSAVCGMSKCPKGRACNFLHTFKNPHDEYDIKSPPRWAKQLSSSSQDVTSNKKIEHRNKSKWEDGSDVENGKNWRWSESPEPEIEHRSKTIEKRHHHSDERDSRQKSTRDKYEQSDKDRVSDDDEIPRKHRRSSSRQKLKRSRK
- the LOC108002956 gene encoding putative serine protease K12H4.7, yielding MNFLSFLFLLCCIYHPGHGVGLHGFHFHGLEEPQSLNKAIQENITEAWIQQPLDHFNPRDNRTWSMRYLENSRFFKKNGPILIMIGGEWAISKGFLEAGLMYELASNHNASMYYTEHRYYGKSKPTNDTSSRNLQYLSVDQALADLAYFIKTKKKDENRRNSTVIVFGGSYAGNVASWARLKYPHLIQGALASSAPVLAKLDFNEYYEIVTESLRKYSEKCVDEIKTAFDEVEELLHVENGPQRLKQYFNLCDVPNVKSFNDLGHFGNLLAESFASVVQYDKVENGRRKIASCCENMTATYLGSPLQRLAHFVSRKDKCLKNNYEKFVTLYRNETWDAQSDIVRQWYYQTCTEYGYYQTTNSTKSIFGSLFPLLYFTNICQDLYGEYYNGDFLNSRIKRTNIMYGGLRPDLRNVIFTNGDIDPWHALSVLQDLNTFSPAVLIKGSSHCRDLYSDSDTDVEDLTRARVKIREIIASWISS